One part of the Synergistaceae bacterium genome encodes these proteins:
- a CDS encoding acyl--CoA ligase produces the protein MLITELLEKNAHEYCNDTALVEINPEIKEIRRVTWKEYELIEPSPTQSYRREITWGAFDEKANRCANLLLSRGIKRGDKVAILMMNSLDWLPVYFGILKTGAIAVPLNFRYTAEEICYCVELADVSAIFFGPEFIGRMEDLSGNVPHVKLVFYIGDSCPRFAENYLHLAANLSSHSPRVPLCEDDEAAIYFSSGTTGFPKAILHRHKSLIHSAKVEQAHHGQTKKDVFLCIPPLYHTGAKMHWFGSLISGGSAVLLKGVSPISILETISQEKCTIVWLLVPWAQDILDAIDDGEVDLKELTLSQWRLMHIGAQPVPSSLIARWKKIFPHHEYDTNYGLSESIGPGCVHLGVDNIHKVGAIGVPGFGWKVKIVDEKGESVEQGSVGELIVKGPGLMECYYKDEEATKKALKSGWLFTGDMAMQDEDGFIFLVDRKKDVIISGGENIYPVQIEDFLRGNEAIKDVAVIGLPDKRLGEISAAIIELKPNMKCTEDDINEYCLNLPRYKRPRKIIFADVPRNPTGKIEKPKLRKMYCAENLVAQQTES, from the coding sequence ATGTTAATTACTGAACTACTTGAAAAGAATGCACATGAATATTGTAATGATACAGCTCTAGTTGAAATAAATCCTGAAATAAAAGAGATTCGCCGTGTTACGTGGAAAGAGTACGAGCTTATTGAACCCTCCCCCACTCAGAGCTATCGTCGAGAAATAACTTGGGGTGCATTTGATGAAAAAGCTAACCGTTGTGCGAATTTGCTATTAAGCAGAGGAATAAAAAGGGGAGACAAGGTTGCCATTTTGATGATGAATAGCCTTGATTGGTTGCCGGTTTATTTTGGGATATTGAAAACAGGTGCCATAGCAGTGCCTCTTAATTTTAGATATACAGCTGAAGAAATATGTTATTGCGTTGAGCTTGCAGACGTTTCTGCAATATTTTTCGGCCCGGAGTTTATCGGACGTATGGAAGATTTAAGCGGGAATGTGCCTCATGTAAAACTGGTCTTTTATATAGGAGACAGCTGTCCAAGATTTGCCGAAAATTATCTTCATTTAGCGGCTAATCTTTCAAGCCATAGCCCGAGAGTTCCCCTCTGTGAAGATGATGAGGCGGCGATATATTTTTCTTCTGGGACTACAGGATTTCCGAAGGCGATTCTACATAGACACAAGAGCCTTATACATTCTGCCAAAGTTGAGCAGGCTCACCATGGACAGACAAAAAAAGACGTATTTCTCTGCATTCCTCCTCTTTATCATACCGGAGCGAAAATGCACTGGTTTGGTAGTCTTATTTCCGGAGGCAGTGCTGTTTTGCTTAAAGGGGTAAGCCCCATAAGCATTTTAGAAACGATCTCGCAGGAGAAATGCACGATAGTATGGCTTCTTGTTCCCTGGGCTCAAGACATACTTGATGCAATTGATGATGGAGAAGTTGATCTAAAAGAACTTACCCTGTCGCAGTGGCGTTTAATGCATATTGGTGCCCAACCGGTCCCATCAAGTTTGATAGCTCGTTGGAAAAAGATTTTTCCACATCATGAATATGATACTAACTACGGGTTGAGTGAGTCTATAGGACCGGGGTGTGTTCATCTTGGAGTTGACAACATCCACAAGGTTGGAGCCATCGGAGTTCCTGGCTTTGGCTGGAAGGTTAAGATCGTAGACGAAAAAGGAGAATCAGTAGAACAGGGCTCTGTGGGAGAACTGATCGTAAAAGGGCCGGGGCTGATGGAGTGTTATTACAAAGATGAAGAAGCCACAAAGAAAGCCTTAAAATCCGGATGGCTGTTTACAGGGGATATGGCAATGCAGGATGAAGATGGATTTATTTTTTTGGTTGACCGGAAGAAAGATGTAATAATAAGCGGCGGTGAAAATATTTACCCAGTACAGATAGAGGACTTCTTAAGAGGAAATGAGGCAATCAAGGACGTCGCGGTAATAGGGCTGCCTGATAAGAGACTGGGAGAAATTTCTGCGGCAATTATTGAGCTTAAACCAAATATGAAGTGCACGGAAGATGATATTAATGAATATTGCTTGAATTTGCCGAGATATAAGAGACCTCGTAAAATAATATTCGCTGATGTCCCCAGAAATCCGACAGGGAAAATTGAAAAGCCAAAGCTCAGA